The DNA segment TAACAGATCAAGTAGAGTATGAAATTTACGTATTTGGAGAGCAAACAATGATTGTCCCTGTCTCAAAGACTAAGGGAGGTAATAGTGTTGAAAATAAGATTGCTAAGACCGTAATGGACAGTATACCTGGAGCTGAGGTAAAGTACGAAAATGGGGAATATGTGATAACAATTCCTAAAACAGAAATTGGCAAATTTAATAGAAGGCTTAACTCTAAGCTAAGGAAATTGGAAAAGAAACATGGAGTAAGGATAAGGATAAGATTAGGAGACTCAGATGAAGAAGTCTAAAGTTTTACTAAACTTAGCCTCAACTGCTCTTACTAAATCTTCAAGATTAAGCCCTTCTTCAATCACTTCTTCATCAGCTACATAATTTCCGCTTTCTGTTATTCTAAGTTTACTAAATGGTATAAATTTGAGGAATTTGGGAAACTTTACTGCTAGGAAAAGTTCTCCTCCACTCTTTTTTGCAAAATTAATTATTCCTTCTGCTTGGCTTCTCGGAACGTAAACCTTATTCTTTTCTTTTCTACTCTTAACTTCAATTAATAGAATTACGCCATTCTTCATTGCTATAATATCCGGTATTGGATCTTTTCTTTTACTTCCACTTGCCGGTGCTCTAACTACTGCAAATCCTTTATCTCTAAGAGAAGAGAGTATATAATGTTCTACACTAGTTCCTTTCCTTTTCCTTTCGTTCACAAGAATAATTAAAAAATCTAAGATTTAGGCTTTCCTCTCTCAATAATTTCCTTTAATCTTCTTCTAGTTTGCTCTTCTAAACTATTCTCTATTTCTTCCAAGCCTTCCTTTATTGTAGGACTTCCTCTGTTATATTCCTCTATCCATTCCTCAGCAAATTTACCAGACCTTATCTTTTCTGCAGCTTCTAGCATTCTTTTTCTGACTTCATCATTTATTACAAACTTGCCGACGGTTAATCCTCCGTATTTTGCTGTATCAGAAACTGCCTTAAGCATTCCTGTGAAGCCTTTCTCATAAATTATGTCTACTATCATCTTCATTTCATTGATTGTCTCAAAGTAAGCTACTTCTGGTTGATAACC comes from the Acidianus infernus genome and includes:
- the hjc gene encoding Holliday junction resolvase Hjc, which translates into the protein MNERKRKGTSVEHYILSSLRDKGFAVVRAPASGSKRKDPIPDIIAMKNGVILLIEVKSRKEKNKVYVPRSQAEGIINFAKKSGGELFLAVKFPKFLKFIPFSKLRITESGNYVADEEVIEEGLNLEDLVRAVEAKFSKTLDFFI